Within Sorghum bicolor cultivar BTx623 chromosome 2, Sorghum_bicolor_NCBIv3, whole genome shotgun sequence, the genomic segment TGGAAGGCCGTAGATGTTAGCATTGTGAGTTTGTGACCTTCGCTAATCGCTATACATAAACGTATTATGAACGTGTATCGTTTTCATTTTTCCGAGCGGCAGAAATATATTTTGGGGATTTAGTTtactatacatatacatatttccaatcctagaaagtaCAATCCATTTGATCTTTGCAGTGCAACGCAGATTATGGGAAAATTATCCGAGAGAAAAAGAAGTCTCATACTGAAAGTTCAGTAGTCAGATATCGGGTTCTTATGTGCCAAGCATTTTGACGAGAAAAGCTAAAGCTGACGTGAAAAATAGGTGATACATATTATTTGCTTCATCCTTCAACAAGGCGGAGAAAATCGCGTGTGCGCCACACAGTACTCAGTAGAAACCAAAGAACTTCCAACGTGCTGCATAGGGTCATAGATTCAGTACACGGCatccattccattccattccagACGACAGTAAGCAACCACCTAACAATGCACGATTAACACCTAGTACAGTACAGCAAGAGCTACAGAGTCTTGACACCACCTACAAGCTACTGTACTGCTGCTGCTTCTCCCTCCCTGAGTGAGCTTTCGTTCATCCTTCAGCCGCTGAAACACTCTTCTTTCTGCCAGTTCTACCACGGTCAGATTCAGACGGTATCCGGGATCTGGTCATTTCCAGGACAGGCCGGAGAAGACccctggctgctgctgctgcccatggccgccgccgccgccgctggcccCTGCGTGCGGCGGGCTCGGGGCGCCGCTGGATGACTCGCTCAGGCTCAGTGTCCCTCTCGACGGCGGGCTGCTCGGCCCTGCCGCCACGCCCGTCGTCGCCGGCGCGAGCTTTAGTGGCGCCGGCGATGGGTCTGACGGTGACGGAGCAAGCTTCTTCCGCTTCGGCTCCTTCTTTCCATCGGCGTCGAAGCTCCCCACTACGATCTGTACAGTACAGATACCATTGGTGGTCAATGATCACTATGCAATCGGAGAAACAGTCGACGACAGCGATCTGTGTATCTTTCGGAAAAAAGACGACAATGCTCTGTAAATGCTTGTACATCTACTACCACGAATTGAAACCAGGAAGGTACAAATTTCAGCAGGATCCAGAGAGAGCAACGGTTGTTAGAGATGCACGTGTAAACAGCGCTGAATGAAGACGAAATCTACTCATCAGATGATTGATGAATGGGACAGAGATGTGGCAGACCTGTACCGGTGAAGCAGCTGTCAGAAGTCCGGCAACACTACCGCCCAGGACACGGCCATCTGGGCCTGCTAGCGAAACGCTGAGCCCACCAGTTCGACTGCGATGGCCGCCATTCTCTGACAGAAGAAACGACCCGGACAGAGACAGTATCTCGAAACGACCCTGTTCATGATTTCAGGAAACGAGATCtcagttttcttttttctttttttttttgcgagaaaGATCTCAGTTTTCATCATCACCTACGCAGTACAAATACCAGCAACAGTGATAACTCGTAAACAGACTCCGGCATATCAATAAGATCACTCTTCTGAATCACTATACCTGGTCGCAAAGTACTCCAGCTGAAAACTTCTGACAGTTAAAATACGAACCTCGTATGTCACCGTTCCACCTGAAGTAGCAGATTGCCGAAGGGTCACATTTGATATGGCGCCATTTGCTGAAAGGATGCAAACCGCGCGTGTCCCGTGCTGAGAGAAGGACATGATCTTTGCCGATACGTCCTGGAAAGCAGAAAAAATCCAAACCATTTACAGCAGTGAACTGATAAAGGTTGTAAAAATGCAACCTCTCATCTAAAAAGATAAGAAACCTAACCACATCCTGAATGCTGATACTTTTGGGAGAAATAACAGACAGATGTTCAATTGAACTTTATTTATAATACAATAAACAGAAGCTAGTGAGTGGTGACCAGGCCGGTAAATCATTAATACTGCATTGGCTTAACTTAAGCATCCAGTGAGTTATATGGAGCTAAGCTTAATAAGCCTCAATACCAGGTTATAGTGGGAGATTTAGCATTCTGGCAACACAAGTTCTGCAGGTATGGAAGCCGAGCATATGACTACATTTTTCTCACATATCCGAACTAGAATATGATATGTTCTGCTTTAAGTGCTCAAATTAAGCCTTAAAATTCAGTAAAATGAAAAAGGCACCACTAATGCATTACAATTAATAGCTTAATGCAAACTAAGAGTTCCGTTGATGACAGCTGAATCAGAATTCAGAAAGATGGTATCTTTACTTGTAATGTTAAACCTTACTTTATTAACAAACTGaataatttacagacaaatggCATGAAGATATATGAAAAGAATCCAGGATTAGCTATACCTCTCCGGCTTTTACAAAAATAAGATGAGGTGTAAAACCTGCCCCTGTTGGCCCTGCAAAACATACTTGAATCAAAACAGCAAATCCAACACATGTAAACTGGTTTGAAATCCATGCAGGGACGAAACCTGGAGTCTTGAGGGTTAAATTAAACAGATTGGAGTATTCCATACTTCAGTAATGTAAACAGCCAAGCATTAAGCATCCTTAGTTATACATTCCGATAGAAATTGCAGAATGATTCAATTAAATTGTCCTACATGCAAACTAAAGAAGAGGTTTCTGCTTTCTTAAAGAAGGATGCAAAGTACTAATTTACTGCACCGCTCTTGCAGTCCATCACCTCAGATCCATTCAAAAGCCAACCAGCTCTTCTGAGCAAGTTCAGACTCCAGGCCGTATTTTATAATTTGTTGTATAACAAAAAAGAAATACAAGAAAAAAAGGGGTGGAAAAAAAAACATTCTCGGATGAGGATGCACCAATATTTACCAAGAGCAGGCACGTGCTTCTTGTTGGTGGAACCCTTCGGCCGGCCCCGCTTCTTCGCGCCGTCCGGCGACGCTGACGGCGCAGTGTTGAGCGCCTTCGGGCCGCTAGGTGAGAAAGGACCGGAAGCTCCAggagccgccggcgccggcgccggtgcTGCAGCGATGGATGCGGGCACGGGCACCAATGCCAGCGACATGGAGCCGTCGGGGCCGTACTTTCTTGGCCGACCACGCTTCTTCTTGGCCACCGGCTCACCCGCGCCGCCCGAGTGCACCGGCGCGCCACCATTGCCTCCTACGCCAGCCAAGCTTGAAGCAGCCACGGGCTGGTGGTACGTTGCCGTTGCGGGCGGTGCGGAGCTCACCGGGGTGAAGATGGCGGTGCCGTCCGTCGTGTACGCCATGCGCAGGCTCTGCGTGACCCCCGAGGACGGCGGCGTCGCCGGGGTCTTCGGCAGCCCGAACGGCTCCCTTCCCGCCATCACTCCTTGCTCCGGAGACGGGCTCACCTCCATCATTCCACACTGAACAAGTGCGCCGAAGCAGAAACGGCTACGAATCTGCAGCTCTCTCTTTCAGCGAATTCTTTTGGACTGAAGGTTGCAGCTCTTCTGCTTCACAGCAAAGCTTACAACCGGCGACGGGAGCTAGGAACTGCAAAAATCATAAACCCCGAGCTGCTCAAAGCTGGAAAATTATACGATGAACATAGTGAGTTTTACAGCGTGTAGGATGAACAGAGCGAGTTTTACAGCGTAGGGTGGCA encodes:
- the LOC8064859 gene encoding AT-hook motif nuclear-localized protein 10 is translated as MMEVSPSPEQGVMAGREPFGLPKTPATPPSSGVTQSLRMAYTTDGTAIFTPVSSAPPATATYHQPVAASSLAGVGGNGGAPVHSGGAGEPVAKKKRGRPRKYGPDGSMSLALVPVPASIAAAPAPAPAAPGASGPFSPSGPKALNTAPSASPDGAKKRGRPKGSTNKKHVPALGPTGAGFTPHLIFVKAGEDVSAKIMSFSQHGTRAVCILSANGAISNVTLRQSATSGGTVTYEGRFEILSLSGSFLLSENGGHRSRTGGLSVSLAGPDGRVLGGSVAGLLTAASPVQIVVGSFDADGKKEPKRKKLAPSPSDPSPAPLKLAPATTGVAAGPSSPPSRGTLSLSESSSGAPSPPHAGASGGGGGHGQQQQPGVFSGLSWK